The following coding sequences lie in one Phaenicophaeus curvirostris isolate KB17595 chromosome 5, BPBGC_Pcur_1.0, whole genome shotgun sequence genomic window:
- the INS gene encoding insulin, whose protein sequence is MALWIRSLPLLALLALSGPGTSHAVANQHLCGSHLVEALYLVCGERGFFYSPKARRDIEQPLVSGPLHGEIGELPFQKEEFEKVKRGIVEQCCQNTCSLYQLENYCN, encoded by the exons ATGGCTCTCTGGATCCGATCACTGCCTCTCCTGGCCCTCCTTGCTCTTTCTGGCCCTGGGACCAGCCATGCTGTAGCCAACCAGCACCTCTGTGGCTCCCACTTGGTGGAGGCTCTCTACCTGGTGTGTGGAGAGCGGGGTTTCTTTTACTCCCCTAAAGCCCGACGGGACATTGAGCAGCCTCTAG TGAGCGGTCCCTTGCACGGTGAGATAGGAGAGCTGCCTTTCCAGAAGGAGGAGTTTGAAAAAGTGAAGCGAGGGATCGTTGAGCAATGCTGCCAAAACACATGCTCCCTCTACCAACTGGAAAACTACTGCAACTAG